The genomic window TTAGTTACCATGTTTCGACTAGTTAATTAGATATTACTTTATCACATACACATCCAAATGGGTTGGCAGAAAGCACAAATAAAACTGTAGATCACATTTTAGATAAAATATTTGGAGCCAGATGTTCCATAGAATGCGTATCTTTTGGATTTGCTAAGAAAGAcgtatgaaattcaaaattaattatcaATTGtatacttaattttttcttagtGACAGACCAATTACAGGATTCACGTTCGTAAAAGCATTTATCTCGTTTCTCCTGGACGGTTGGCCTCTTACTTTTGttaaaaagaatgagaaaggatCTTTTTGCAACTGTGACGGAAATTTTCTGCTACGGCTGTTCCCCGGAAATTTAATCAATGAACAAAAGTTAAGGCGTGCCAAAGGATTGTCATGGGCAACTTTAAAACAGTTTAGATCCCCATATTCTGACACATCCAGAAAACATCATGTCTTAACTTAATCCACACACATACGCGTCTATTATTGCTTGCTTCCCCcaactcaatttttttctttaaatgtacaagtaaattttaaaaaatttcacgtagcttatataaaaattttcaataatgatatttcggcctctctcaaaattttgaaaccataattcAGCCttcctcaagaaaaaaaatccaggcTCTATCCCTACCTAGAGTGTTCAAGCTGTCGAACAACTCCTTAGGTAGTTTAATTGGATTCTTAGGTGGGCAGAAAGAATACTTCTTCGCACCACTTAGACGAGCGCCGAAGCTCCCACCCAATCCCATGCAACTATTCCAATGAAAATTGTAACAAACCTCATAATGGATGAGTGAGCCTCTTGTCCATTATTGATAGACGTTCTCAAGTTTAACataatatttatcaaatttatataatattataataaaatGTTGAAGTAAGTAAAAGCTTCTGCAAAAACACATAAAGTGCGTCAATCTGTTTGAGATGCAAACATATTAGGAAACACAAACTATCTAGCTGATCAACTATCTACAAGTGGAGCTTATAGAAAAATACTGATATGCAGGGGGTGAACATGCGTGCCAAATTttagggctgttcatgagcaAGTTCGAGCCAAGTTGAaccaacttgaactcaacttgagTGTCTTGAAAGAAATTCGAACTCAGCTTGAGCTCAAGTCGATTTCGATTTCAttagcttgagcttgactccgTTCGAGCTCTTaaaactcaaactcggctcgagccCAGCCatgcattttattaaaaaggTTATTTTTAAAGAGAGAGGTGACCTATAGTTTTGAACATAGAACTTCTCCATACCAAACACATGCATACCCATTTAAGCAATCTACTTTTTGGAATAACTTTATAAGAcatattttatgtatatatttttttctagcTTACTCATTGAACAGCCCTAGTCTCAGTTGTTTGTTTATCTTACAAACTTTGTAGTCATGTGACCTTATCCTATAAACTAATTATACATGTATACAGGCTAACCATACTGTGTTTTATTTGAGTTTAATCAGTACATCCTCTCAAGAGCCATGATATCTTCGCTTCATTGAACGATATACAGATTAAGCATCACTCCATGGTTGAACATTCGAAGAAGCCCCAACATCCAGAGTGAGGTTTGCTAGAACATTGACATTGAATGGGTAGACCTCAGTGTCGAGCTTAGAGAAGAAGGCCTTCGTCGACAATTGCACGTAGACACTCTCAGTCTGGTGCACCGCGTCATAGAAGAGGTAAATGCTCCTATCCGAGCACGGTGCGACTCCTTCAGCACATGCCATATCGCCACTACTAGCGGACAGGGTACAACAAGTTTCATTGGTTACCTTCAATCCTGGAAACCAACCAATCCAATGTATAGCTGTTTAGAACCAATATATTTTAGTAAAGCTAGGCGTGGACACAGTGTGCAATGACTTAAATACTTCTATTTaaagtcaaaaaataaaaaataaaagagcaaAAAGATATTATGAGAAAGttaaaatgtctaaaatgaacacttgtttataaaaaatttcaaaaaaactcTAACccccattctttttttctttggtgtaCACTTATGCATGCACACCCTAATGCATGCAACTCGATATAATATGTGTGAAAAAAGAGGGCTACTCAAGTTGCTTACCGTAAGCAGTTGGGTCGTCGAGCATGCTCATAACCATGTGGAAGATATTGACGTAGACGAAGCTGAAGCCAGGCTTGTCTCGGCTCATACCATCCAGAGCATACTTCAGCTGGTGATTTAGATACGAGTCTGCCTCGTTCAGAAAGTCCTCGTCGGAACCATTATTTTTGGTTCTAGAAAAGATGTTGGACCCAGCTGGCATGAGATTAAACACCACGAACTTCCGTTCCCCAAAATTATATAACCTCTAACGCAGgtaaaagagggaaaaaaaacataaaagacgtgtaagaaatgaaaatataatgatTTGCCATGTCACCCATAAATTAATTTTCCAATTTGATAGAATGTCATAACTTCACCTAAGTCACATTGATTATGCATccagacttgtttttcttcttttgggttTAATATGGACTTAGGAGAAACCGCCTTCCATATAAAACCCAATGTCATACTGATCTTACACTTCCAACTTCCAAGATTATGGCTTGCTTTGGAGTCTAATTAAACCTCCAGTACATTCTTTATCTCGAATGTTTTGTACTATTATGGAGGACAAACTCTCTAGTGAGTATCAAAACTTaacattttgttcttcatgGTAAGCAACAACTTATATTTAAAGGGGTATAGATttcataagaaagaaactatGCATGTTCTTGCAACAACAGCTTAAGAACACAAAGTTCTTATTCTAAAAACTATATATAACAACATTATATCTACTACCTTTTAATTGTTAAATCTAGAAACAGCATCCCAAATCATACTATGTTACATGTTAATAGTAAAATTTTGTACAAGGTGTCGTTTTGTTCACCACTTTGTGGAAAATTGTTAGCTTGAAAATGTCAGATACATGTAACTGGATGGGTTGATGAAATAGTAtccatcttttaaaaaaaaagaacatgtttattttacaaatatatattatgttgcCAATGAACGAGATATGGAGGAATCATCCACATGTAAGGAGGCATCATCGTAATATCATAATTAGCATTATGGGTCTTTTCTGCTTGAAAAGAGAATCTTTTGTTAAAATAGACGTAGAAGTGATGTGGATTATTCAAGAATCATGTATTTGAAAGGGACACATGGCCGGTCTCTTGTAAAGCTTCAGAGTTAGTGAAGACAAGGAGCAGATGGAAATCTGCAAAGGGCctaaacaagagagagagagagagagatggaaataTGCAAAGTAGGAATAGTCTTTGGCTTACTGTTTGGCTAGTGGAAACGAGTATGCCCGAACCACCTGTGGCGTAACTGACTCCGGAAAGAATGGCACTTCCCTTGGTTTGAGGATCATAGAAGACCGGAAGGATGTGGGGGAGACCCAGCAGCTGCGCCAGTATGTCCGCCGGGTTTCTTCCGTTAGTGAACCTGCCAGTGGCACCCCCTGGAAAATCCACTCCGTAAGGATAAAAGTTGGCCTTGGAAGTCGTGTCCAAGAAATCATTGTTCCCACTGTCGACGATCGAATCCGGAAGACGAACATGGCTTTGGCGTTGCTCTCTGCCACTGCTACTAAGAAGTGGGAGAAATGAACGAAAAGCAGGAAGACAAGGAGCAGCATGTTGGGTGGAAGGAACTAACAAAGTTGCCGAGCTTTGTTAATCATATATATCATATGTGTTAGGTGCAATAGTCATAGTGGCACGAATTGCTACTCATATAATTAAAGAACGGCATGGATTGTCGGTCGGTTAgtactcaatttttttgttttttatattggaGGACAAGACATCTCCTGCTACTTTCCATGTTTGTCGTTAACATGAAACATGTTCTCACCTTTAACCACAGGGGGGcttttttttcatacttttataaggcaaattttttttaagcttCAGTTTTACCTTTACAAGTGAAGAGTCATATATTTAATGAACATAAACATTTTGGTTATTGTAAATTCATGACACTTTAAAAGTTTagttttatattgaaaattggGCCGTGGGATTAGCcttctgctcacccaaaaagcTAGTTGTAACTGGCTCTTTGAACCTATCTGGCTGGATTGGTCTGAAATCTCTAACTTGAATTCAAAATCCTATGTTAAAGCAAGCATTTAATCATTGGCATCagtaaatttgatttaaattggATATCAAAGTGAACTgcttgaaaaaaattggatacagaaaaaaaaattaacatctgattaaaaaaaaatatgaatcagATTAGGATCTGATAAATGACAGTTGTTCTGGTTCGgatttaatgaaaatgcaatcgGATTGGTTTCTtagttttaactaaatatcctatatctgaTACCATATAATTTCAAAGACAGGTTCTTAAATCTTAATGTATCGCAATGTGAACTGCATTTAGTTTAAAAGTTTGATACATATTCAGTTGTgaatttgaaaatcagatttggatacaaTTTGAATTACGAATTTATATTTAGATTTGGCTATAGtataaatttcttcatttgtatttggattatccaaatttgaatacaaGTATACGAACATCCAATGAAGCAGATATGGCAGTATATTCATGCTGAACCAAGGACATAAAAGATGTGCATCGACAGGGGCAGGGGCAGGGGGGGTTGGCAGGGCTATGGCCCCTctcatatttttaaatatgcaaatgtttactataaattttacaaattttagtttaacccatataaaaattttaaaaaaatatgttttgggTCCCTATCAGCCTGATGTCAGAAACCCGAGCCCGACCATAAAAATAACTACATAAAATGATAGAAACAATGTCTTAGTAGTGATAGAAATGAATCATTTAACTTGAGCTTTAAACTGTAAAGTTTAAATAATGCAAAACAGtgaaaaaaaacgcaaaaattttgttgagtttttttcaaagaaacgctaaaaatgcatttttcatggtttttaattgtgtaaaaataaaaaaactaatagAATAATTGGCAGTAGAGTACTCCACGTGACCTCAGGCCACTTACCGGTGGTGGGTACCAATGGCTACCTACCACCGCCACCACTTTgccaggggcagagccaggacTTTTTTTAGGAGTGAACTAAACAGTCTGACAAACTTATTCGGTAGAGCTAAACTAAACtcgaatataaaaaatatatcaagtAACTAATTATACATGTATACAGGCTAACCATATCAATACATTCTCTCAAGAGCCATGATATATTTACTTCATTCAACGATATACAGATCAAGCATCACTCCATGGTTGAACATTCGAAGAAGCCCCAACATCCAGGGTGAGGTTTGCTAGAACATTGACATTGAACGGGTAGAATTCAGTGTCGAGCTTAGAGAAGAAGGCCTTCGTTGACAATTGCACGTAGACACTCTCAGTCGGGTGCACCGCATCATAGAAGAGGTAAATGCTCCGATCCGAGCACGGTGCGACTCCTTCAGCACATGCCATATCGCCACTACTAGCGGACAGGGTACAACAAATTTCATTGGTTACCTTCAATCCTGGAAACCAACCAATCCAATGAATAGCTGCTTAGAAACCGGTTATGTACACAACCTTGTGCAGGAAAAATTGTGAACACAAGTGTGCAATGACTAAACTACTTctctttaaagttttaaaaaaatttaaaacaacaaaaaggatgTCATGagaaagttaaaaagtctaaaatgaacactataaaaaaattgtgcacacAAGTATGCACACTCCTATGCATGCAACTCGATATAAGTGTGAAAAAAAGAGGGCTACTCAAGTTGCTTACCGTGAGCAGTTGGGTCATCGACCATGCTCATAACCATGTGGAAGATATTGACGTAGACGAAGCTGAGGCCAGGCTTGTCTCGGCTCATACCATCCAGAGCATATTTCAGCAGGCGGTTTAGATACGAGTCTGCCTCGTTCAGAATGTCCTCTTCTGAACCATTATTTTTGGTTCTACAGTAGATGGCGGACCCAGCAGGCATGAGATCAAACACCACGAACTTCCATGCCCCAAAATACTATAACCTCTAAAAcaggtaaaaaggaaaaaaaaaaaagcttaaaagACGtgtaagaaatgaaaataaaatgatttTCCATGTCACCTATAAATTAATTTTCCAATTTGATAGAATGACATAACTTCATCCAACTCACATTAGGAGAAACCGCCTTCTGTATAAAACCCAAGGTCATACTGATCTTACACATCCAACTTCCAAGGTTATGACTTGCTTTTGAGTCTGGATAAACCTCCAATACACTCTTTAACTCGAATGTTTTGTACTATTAGGGAGGACGTACTCTCTAGTGAGTATCAATACTTaaaattttgttcttcatgGTAAGCAACAGCTTATATTTAAAGGGGTATAGATTTCATAAGAAAGAAACTGTGCATGTTGTTGCAAAAATAGCTTAAGAACACAAAGTTCTTATTCTAATAACTATATATAACATCATTATATCTACCCTTTAATTGTTAAATCTAGAAACAGCATCCCTAATCAAAAAATGTTACATGTTTGAAAGACGAAACTGGTGATTTTAGACAATGTGTTTTAGGAacatgtgttttctttttttagaagCAACTATGCTGGGAGTGGGctccttttattttgttgagaACACTAACAAATccagttccaacagctctagTCGCGGGTTATGCACCATTAATGTACTAACAAACATGACGATCATTCTTGGAGTGCAGAGACAGATCCCTTCCCTGGCTGGCTCCATGtatcttcatgaaaaatttagtGGAAGGAGTGTTCTAGTAAAATTTTGTACAAGTTGTAGCTTTTGTCACCACTTTGTGGAAAATTGTTAGCTTGAATATGTCAGATACATGTAACTGGATGGGTTGATGAAATAGTATCcatatttaaaaaaaggaacgtgtttcttttacaaatatatattatgttgcGGATGGAATCATCCACATGTAACGAGGCATCATTCACTTGTAAGGAGAATCTTTTGTTGAAATAGGGGTAGAAGTGATGTGGATTATTGAAGAATCATGTATTTATGGCCGGTCTCTTGTAAAGCTTCAGAGTTACTGAAAAAAGCTCCGGTGCAGCTGTAAGTGGCTCTAAGCCTCCCTTTCTTATCTGgctctcattttttttccattacaAGAAGTTTCAATTGATCAAGGCAGAACAACTAACAAGTTGTGAGAGAAGAGACTACTAGTTCTGTgcactttaaaagaaaaatgtcctAAGACTCTCTTTGCCAACTCTTAGATTTTCTGGCACCGGCCTTACACTCCAAATCCTTCAACTCAAAATGATCGATTTTCAGTAAGGTTGGGGACAACCCTCGCCGGAGTTTTCCAGAAATCCTTCAGCTCAAAATGCCCACTTAAATTCTTAACGGGGTTGATGGATTGGTAGCGAGTTTTTAATACacaatttgagaaaatgaagtTGGAAAGTTTGCACCTCAAGCTGTTGGGTGAAATTTCCTTGCAATGTATCTGCCAGGCTGAC from Nymphaea colorata isolate Beijing-Zhang1983 chromosome 6, ASM883128v2, whole genome shotgun sequence includes these protein-coding regions:
- the LOC116255983 gene encoding GDSL esterase/lipase At1g29670-like, with protein sequence MPAGSAIYCRTKNNGSEEDILNEADSYLNRLLKYALDGMSRDKPGLSFVYVNIFHMVMSMVDDPTAHGLKVTNEICCTLSASSGDMACAEGVAPCSDRSIYLFYDAVHPTESVYVQLSTKAFFSKLDTEFYPFNVNVLANLTLDVGASSNVQPWSDA
- the LOC126410140 gene encoding GDSL esterase/lipase At1g29670-like, with the protein product MPAGSNIFSRTKNNGSDEDFLNEADSYLNHQLKYALDGMSRDKPGFSFVYVNIFHMVMSMLDDPTAYGLKVTNETCCTLSASSGDMACAEGVAPCSDRSIYLFYDAVHQTESVYVQLSTKAFFSKLDTEVYPFNVNVLANLTLDVGASSNVQPWSDA